In one window of Calypte anna isolate BGI_N300 chromosome 1, bCalAnn1_v1.p, whole genome shotgun sequence DNA:
- the RBM17 gene encoding splicing factor 45 — translation MSLYDDLGVETSDSKTEGWSKNFKLLQSQLQVKKAALTQAKSQRTKQTTVLAPVIDLKRGSSSDERQIVDTPPHVAAGLKDPVPSGFSAGDVLIPLADEYDPMFPNDYEKVVKRQREERQRQRELERQKEIEEREKRRKDRHEASGFSRRPDPDSDEDEDYERERRKRSMGGAAIAPPTSLVEKDKEPVASFPFEEESRPRAPSSKAAIPPPVYDEPERPRSPTGPSNSFLANMGGTVAHKIMQKYGFREGQGLGKHEQGLSTALSVEKTSKRGGKIIVGEAAEKETGKKADSNPLTEILKCPTKVVLLRNMVGAGEVDEDLEVETKEECEKYGKVGKCVIFEIPGAPDDEAVRIFLEFERVESAIKAVVDLNGRYFGGRVVKACFYNLDKFRVLDLAEQV, via the exons agtcagagaacaaaacaaacaacagtcCTTGCTCCAGTGATTGACCTGAAGAGAGGGAGCTCCTCTGATGAGAGACAGATTGTGGACACACCACCTCATGTAGCAGCTGGGTTAAAG gacCCTGTGCCTAGTGGCTTTTCTGCAGGAGATGTGTTGATTCCTTTGGCAGATGAGTATGATCCCATGTTCCCAAATGACTATGAAAAAGTGGTGAAAAGGCaaagagaggaaaggcagaggcagCGTGAGCTCGAGAGGCAAAAGGAGattgaagagagagaaaa AAGGCGTAAAGACAGACATGAAGCCAGTGGGTTTTCAAGAAGACCAGATCCAGATTCTGATGAAGATGAAGATTATGAAAGGGAGAGACGAAAAAGAA GTATGGGAGGAGCTGCCATTGCACCTCCCACTTCACTTGTTGAGAAGGACAAAGAAC ctgtagCATCATTTCCATTTGAAGAGGAGTCAAGACCTCGGGCACCATCTTCCAAAGCAGCCATTCCTCCCCCAGTGTATGATGAGCCAGAAAGACCTCGTTCCCCCACAGGACCTAGCAACTCTTTCCTTGCTAACATGGG aggAACAGTGGCTCATAAAATCATGCAGAAGTATGGTTTCAGAGAGGGCCAGGGACTGGGGAAGCATGAACAGGGGCTGAGCACAGCACTGTCAGTAGAGAAAACAAGCAAGAGGGGTGGCAAGATCATTGTTGGtgaagctgcagagaaag AAACAGGCAAGAAAGCAGATTCTAACCCACTGACTGAGATACTGAAATGCCCAACTAAAGTGGTCTTGCTGAGG AACATGGTGGGTGCTGGAGAGGTGGATGAAGATCTGGAAGTTGAAACTAAGGAGGAATGTGAGAAATATGGCAAGGTTGGGAAATGTGTCATCTTTGAG ATTCCTGGTGCCCCTGATGATGAAGctgtaagaatatttttagagTTTGAACGGGTTGAATCTGCCATCAAAG CTGTTGTGGATCTCAATGGAAGATACTTTGGAGGCAGAGTGGTGAAGGCTTGTTTCTACAACCTGGACAAGTTCAGAGTACTGGATCTGGCAGAGCaagtttga